One Hevea brasiliensis isolate MT/VB/25A 57/8 chromosome 6, ASM3005281v1, whole genome shotgun sequence genomic window, GCGTACTCAAATTTCTGGGTACCTTTATGGTATTAGTCCCCCAGATAACCCTCAGGTCAAGGAGATCCGCTGTATTGCCATGCCACCTCAGTGGGGGACTCATCAACAAGTTCATCTCCCATCAGCTCTTCCTGAGCATGATTTCCTCAATGATCTGGAGCCTTTGGGATGGATGCACACCCAGCCAAATGAGCTTCCTCAGTTATCACCACAGGTTTGCCCATTCTCTTCCTGAAACTGAATATCATGCCCATTTTTCCCTAATATAGGGAGCTTGGCAGTAGTTATATATCCATGATCTGGTGCTTGACCCGAACAATTTTTTCTTGCAGGATCTTACAACTCATGCTCGGATTTTAGAGAACAACAAGCAATGGGATGGGGAGAAGTGCATCATCTTGACTTGCAGTTTCACTCCAGGATCATGCTCATTAACTGCATATAAGCTTACCCCAAGTGGGTATGAGTGGGGACGTGTCAACAAGGACACTGGAAGCAACCCTCATGGTTACTTGCCAACTCATTATGAGAAGGTCCAGATGCTATTGAGTGATCGTTTCCTTGGTTTCTATATGGTGAGTAAAATTTACAGCCAGAATATCTTACAGCACCATTCAGATATTGATTCTGTTCAACTCCTACAGTTAATGATTTGTCATAGTGATGCTGCTTTCTGATTGGTTGTTGATATTTTTTTTCTTGTGTAAACTAGATTCCTGATAATGGCCCATGGAACTACAACTTCATGGGAGTGAAACACACAGTGAGCATGAAATACGGAATCAAGCTGGGGACACCACGGGAGTATTACCATGAGGACCATAGACCAACCCACTACCTGGAGTTCAGCAACCTGGAGGAGGGTGAGACTGCTGAGGGTGACCGAGAGGATACCTTCACTTGAAGTAGGAAGTTGTTGGGTTGTGTATTTTAATCCGCGTTTAGCACTGCCTTTAGTTGCAGAACATTATCAAATCCGAGTATTAATTTTTCTGCTTGGCAGGAAGAAACTTTTTTAGTAGTAGTTCATGTATGCGGCATATTGAGATTACTTCTGTAAATCAGTGTCGTGTTCGTAATGAGCTGTATATATGTATTCTAGAAAAGGAAGTCTACGCATTGCAATTATTTTCTATGCTCTTggtctttcttttttttaaaaaaaaaaaaaaatagtagacTTGGAATGATTTACAGAGTAAGAATAATAAGCAGCATCTCCAATAGAGTACACGATGATCCAGGGGATGCGTTGTCATTGAAACTTCTCAAACCAAAACAATTAAGAGACAATGAGAATACAcaatgataaataaaatgaacaagTATCCATGAAAAACAGAAATATTTCATGGAAACGGAAGAAGTGACAACCCGATGAGAAAGAAAACCTACAGGAACAAGACAACAAAATGAGCCACACGCACAATTCTTGTAGCATGTTTCATTTCCTGACAATTCTAATAAATGGATTGCTAGTGCCACCTCATTTTCCAAGTAAAAACCAGTACACCAAACcaaattttacataaaaaaaaaaaaaaaaaacgcaaAACAAAGCTATCACGGGTGTTCTATTGTCCAATTTCCTTCACTTCTTGTCTCGGATCCTTCTCCTCTGAGATGAAGTCTGAGCTGTCTTCAGCAACTGATACTCCATCATTATAATCAGCAGGCTGGGATACCCTAAACAATTCATCTTTTTCTAATTCAGCCAACTTCTCCTCTGATTCCCCTTTCAGTAGTTCTACAACCTCGAGCATTGTGGGTCTTTTCTCAGGCCGACTGTCAGCACACTTGAGAGCAGCAAGAACAACTCTTTTCAACTCTCCCTCCTCAAACTTACCATTTAGCTTTGGATCTGCCAGCTCATTGAACTTCCTTTCGCATGCCAATGGCATAGCCCAATCAGTAATTGTTCGTTTCACTGCTTCACTCGTTTTCTCAAGGGGTTTCTTGCCACTGGCAAGCTCTAGTAAGAGAATGCCAAAGCTATATACATCACAGCTCTCTGATGCTTTCCCGAGCATAGCATATTCAGGGGCCAGGTAGCCAAGTGTACCTTTAACTCTTGTGGTTACATGTGTTGCCCCATCAGGGATTAGTTTTGCAAATCCAAAATCAGCAACCTGAGCCTGGAAGTCAGAATCCAGCAGGACATTGCTAGCTTTGATGTCTCTGTGAATGATATGTGGTGTTGCATGGTGGTGAAGGTAGCTGGATTGATCAAGTTATGAAATTAGCATAGAAAGGCCGCAGGTCAAGATAGTTTACAAAATGTAGGCTTGATACTTACGCAATCCCCTCTGCAGAACCCATGGCAATATTCATCCGCCTCTTCCAATCAAGATGACATTCTGCTGAGTTCtgcccatgaagatgagagagcaAGCTCAAATTTGGCATATACTCGTATACTATGAGACGCTCTTGTCCTTCAGCACAATAACCACGTAGACTCAGCAGATTCTTGTGTCGAACACGTGCTAGTATCTCAACTTCAACAGCAAATTCCATATCTGCTTTGTTGCTCCAGGCCTTCAACCTTTTAACAGCAATCTGCAATGAAGTCTCTCAGTATTTTGGATCCAGTTCATGGGAAAGGTTATGTATAATGGTGGATAAATATTGAGAAGATAAGAAGATTATTGCCAACTTAAACATTAGAACGttctaacacacacacacacacgcacacacacacacacacacatatatatgtgtgtgcgTGAGAGCGCACGCATGcatgaaaaaaataatattcaactAATGATGATTTGAAAATTAAGCAAGCCTCAGTAAACAATGCCATTAGCCATTCAGAATATGGCCCAAGGGGGCCTTGAGAGAGAATTTGGTGAAAAGTGAAAACCCTATCCCGCAGCATTTTAGGCACAAAATAGTAGGTCTCAGGACTTGAATACATACACCCTTCTGGTTTCAATCTATATACCAATTCAGATAATATAATTGATTTCTATGCATAGAACTATTAATAACAAGTTGCATAACAAGCTTTGGTAATAAGGAAACCGATAAATTGCCTCATTGTCACTTTTTAAGTGGTGCCTTCAAAAAGCACTTGCAAACCACCCACCCAAGAAATTGGTAGAGATATTGTGAAGTTCAAGAAGATTATAATTTGGTGATGAAAATGAATTAAGTTATAAACCACAATTCAAAATCTATTGGAAAGTTATAGTGCCTGTATGACTATAAAACAATCAATTCCACAAAGTCTCCATTTTCAGTAGTTCCTGGAAAGAGCATGTAATATCTGCTTTTCCAAAATGAGTTCAAATCAACAACTTGAGAAGGATATTACAAAAGGCCCCCGACAGTTCAGAACCAAAACATTTTATTCTTTTGagaattcattttaattaataaattataactaCATCATGGCTCCCCTAACAACCTGAGATGTTTTTTGTGACCTGATTTTTGTAAAAACAAATTTTTGGTCAGGCTTGAGACCGATCTTTGCAAATGGATGAGCCTGAAAAAAGGCTATGCAACCTATTGTTATCAAGAGAGATTACAAGTTGTGGTAGATCTGCAgaagccaaatcaaatttactTGCAAACATTTGAAATTGCTGCTTGGAAAGAATTACTAACATTGTTTAGACTACAACTGTTCAGATGTGTTTACTCGAAATTATATTTTCACCAGCTCATGTTCACCTATTATTCCTGTTTGATTTGGTACTTAGAAGGGTATGTCATAATGTAACAAAGCAAATGACTTCTGGCTAACTGCTGGGAGAAGTGGGGAAGGGGGAACTTAAATGACTTTCTAGTTTGATTATAACCACAAATAATCAagaaatatttcatcatttctaTTCTAGCATGATTCTGAAAGGAACTTCAATCTCCAAGGGTAGGCATCTCAAAACAGGCCAGGTAAATTATTGCAAGAGAACATAATACTATGAAGTGTAACCATCGCATAATACTTATCCTGTAGTGTGAATTTGTAGAAGATACAAATTTCTTGGACTGCTGCACTGAAACACAGACCATCTAAGCAGACAACTTTCATCAAGATATCTGATTTGAAGTTATTATTAATTGACAACATAAACTTCTCAATGCAATTGTAGATATGATATATTTTGCATGGTAAATTAACTACAGAGCAGTAAATTAAACAATTATTGACATAATTAACAAAAACTCATTTTAAAAGCATATGGAAGCTGAAAAACTAAACATTACTTGTGATCCATCCCAAAGCTGACCCCAGTAAACACTGCCAAATCCTCCTTCTCCCAGCTTGTTATCATAATTGAAGTTGTTTGTAGCTGCATGTAGTTCCTTCAAGGAGAAGATCCGCCATGTTGGCTGTTTCTTTCCTCGCTCTTTCCTGTGTGGCAAATAGCACACATTAAACTGTGATTTATGAATATTATAAAAATGTCAAAATGTCCATTCACTTAGTTGGCTTTATCATCTCTTTACCATTCATCTTATCTCAGCAAATGAACAAAGAAAGTTCTCCTGGTAACAACATTCTAAGAATTGTAAAATCTGGACCAAATCCGTTGTAAAGCTCAATGAAACAGGATCCCACCGTTTATGAGCAACACAGCAACAAATCATTGGCAAAGGATGTAAACAAACACCCATATGATTGCTGGCAACATCTAaaccaaacccaaaatttgaaACCCATTTGA contains:
- the LOC110658909 gene encoding PTI1-like tyrosine-protein kinase At3g15890 → MAFASIFCCGKRLDRKERGKKQPTWRIFSLKELHAATNNFNYDNKLGEGGFGSVYWGQLWDGSQIAVKRLKAWSNKADMEFAVEVEILARVRHKNLLSLRGYCAEGQERLIVYEYMPNLSLLSHLHGQNSAECHLDWKRRMNIAMGSAEGIAYLHHHATPHIIHRDIKASNVLLDSDFQAQVADFGFAKLIPDGATHVTTRVKGTLGYLAPEYAMLGKASESCDVYSFGILLLELASGKKPLEKTSEAVKRTITDWAMPLACERKFNELADPKLNGKFEEGELKRVVLAALKCADSRPEKRPTMLEVVELLKGESEEKLAELEKDELFRVSQPADYNDGVSVAEDSSDFISEEKDPRQEVKEIGQ